In Puntigrus tetrazona isolate hp1 chromosome 7, ASM1883169v1, whole genome shotgun sequence, the following are encoded in one genomic region:
- the cdh1 gene encoding cadherin-1 — MACVGIVRFGVIVFLCQVLCVYAEESTCKPGFESELFVFKVHRDHLHRGKKLGRVIFINFDGRTSARFHSVDKRFDVNTDGMVTLKRHVTLHEGRKLFSVHAWDSSGQKHTASVKVERVHRHNHTDTDMSSFSPEMELPSHQVLTFPKPSCVKRVKRGWVIPPISVPENSKGPFPMFLVQMKSDYAMETQMIYSITGEGADLEPKRIFTVERLSGNVFVTQPLDREKKAEYKLVAHAKARDVDKIEEKPMPINVKVIDQNDNRPEFTQNPFNGQVHEAATKDFEFMTVTATDKDDPDTDNGIIRYSIVSQKPELPKPNMFDINSSTGTIRVLQTGLDREQWPTYTLIIVVADMEGKGMATTGTAVITITDSNDNPPKFDPATYNVSVPENKVGHEVARLKVTDEDDVGSPAWTTKYRIINGDKGGFFTVSTGPNTDDFQEGIITTVKPLDFEKTKQYILLVIVENEVPFVGSFPTSTATVTVNVEDVNEPPEFNPKEKLITKREDTPVGTELVVYTAIDPDTARAQKITYSMGSDPDNWLSISADTGSIKVAKEMDRESIHVKDGKYTAIILATDNEVKQNQATGTGTLVIDLEDVNDNAPFIVERNIQMCNREAPPVLLSIVDHDGPLFAQPFNVEPQGETSKNWSTIMNATLTGVFLKLDSTLEQGDYNVVLRVFDRYKLFKDSTIRATVCDCAREEFHCTDKQLAGMGLSGVLGILGGILALLLLVLLLLLFMRRRGSTKKEPLLAEDDIRDNIYYYDEEGGGEDDQDYDLSVLHRGLDNRPEVFRIEDVAPTFLPAPQYRPRPANPEEIGTFIDDNLKAADNDPTAPPYDSLLVFDYEGGGSDAGSLSSLNSSSSGHDQDYDFLNEWGPRFKKLADMFGGGED; from the exons ATGGCGTGCGTGGGGATCGTGCGATTCGGAGTTATCGTTTTTCTTTGTCAG gTATTGTGTGTGTACGCCGAGGAGTCGACATGTAAACCTGGATTTGAGTCGGAGCTGTTCGTTTTTAAAGTGCACAGAGATCACCTCCACAGGGGGAAAAAACTAGGAAGAG tcattttcattAACTTCGATGGAAGAACAAGCGCACGCTTTCATTCCGTTGACAAGCGGTTTGATGTGAACACTGATGGGATGGTAACGCTGAAGCGACACGTGACTCTTCACGAAGGCCGCAAGCTGTTTTCTGTACACGCATGGGACTCCAGTGGCCAGAAGCACACAGCTTCTGTCAAAGTGGAGCGTGTCCACCGTCATAATCACACAGATACAGACATGAGCAGCTTCTCTCCAGAG atgGAATTGCCCTCTCATCAGGTTCTGACATTTCCGAAGCCTTCGTGTGTAAAGAGAGTAAAGAGAGGTTGGGTTATTCCTCCAATCAGTGTACCTGAGAACAGCAAAGGTCCTTTCCCAATGTTCCTGGTCCAG ATGAAGTCAGACTATGCTATGGAAACTCAAATGATATACAGCATCACGGGCGAAGGGGCAGATCTGGAGCCGAAGAGGATTTTCACTGTTGAGAGATTATCAGGGAATGTCTTTGTAACTCAGCCACtcgacagagaaaaaaaagctgaatacaaa cttgtaGCACATGCTAAAGCACGTGATGTGgataaaatagaagaaaaacCAATGCCAATTAATGTCAAAGTGATCGACCAAAATGATAATAGGCCTGAGTTTACTCAAAATCCTTTCAACGGACAAGTTCATGAAGCTGCTACAAAAG ATTTTGAGTTCATGACAGTCACAGCCACTGATAAAGATGACCCAGACACAGATAATGGTATAATCAGATATTCAATTGTCAGCCAAAAGCCGGAACTTCCAAAACCAAACATGTTTGACATCAACTCTTCAACTGGAACCATTCGTGTGCTACAGACAGGCCTGGACAGAGAG CAATGGCCCACATATACTTTAATAATTGTGGTTGCTGACATGGAAGGAAAAGGTATGGCAACCACTGGTACAGctgttattactattactgaCAGCAATGATAACCCACCTAAGTTTGATCCAGCTACg TACAACGTATCTGTCCCAGAGAATAAAGTAGGGCATGAAGTGGCCAGACTAAAGGTTACTGATGAAGATGACGTTGGTTCACCAGCCTGGACAACCAAGTATCGTATTATTAATGGCGACAAGGGTGGGTTTTTCACTGTCAGTACTGGACCCAACACGGACGACTTCCAAGAGGGCATCATCACCACTGTAAAG CCCCTGGACTTTGAGAAGACCAAGCAGTACATTCTGTTAGTGATTGTTGAGAATGAGGTTCCATTTGTCGGCTCTTTTCCCACCTCGACTGCCACGGTCACAGTGAATGTAGAAGATGTAAATGAACCTCCTGAGTTTAATCCAAAGGAGAAGCTTATTACCAAACGTGAAGATACACCAGTTGGTACGGAATTGGTTGTCTATACAGCCATTGATCCAGACACTGCAAGAGCACAAAAGATAAC GTATTCCATGGGCAGTGATCCCGATAACTGGCTAAGTATATCTGCAGACACCGGATCGATTAAAGTCGCAAAAGAGATGGATAGAGAATCTATTCATGTTAAAGATGGAAAATACACCGCTATCATTTTGGCCACAGATAATGAAG TAAAACAAAATCAAGCGACTGGCACAGGAACCCTGGTAATTGATTTGGAGGATGTAAATGACAACGCTCCCTTTATTGTTGAAAGGAATATACAAATGTGCAATCGTGAGGCGCCCCCAGTTCTTCTCTCTATAGTAGACCACGATGGACCTTTATTTGCTCAACCCTTTAATGTTGAGCCCCAAGGAGAAACGAGTAAAAACTGGTCAACCATAATGAACGCCACAT TAACTGGAGTTTTTCTGAAACTCGACTCTACATTGGAGCAGGGAGACTACAATGTTGTCCTGAGAGTGTTTGATAGATACAAGCTGTTTAAGGACAGCACCATTCGAGCAACGGTGTGTGACTGTGCCAGAGAAGAGTTTCATTGTACTGACAAACAGTTAGCAGGGATGGGACTGTCTGGAGTGCTTGGGATCCTGGGAGGAATCTTGGCTCTGTTGT TGCTTGTTCTTCTTCTGCTTTTATTCATGAGGAGAAGAGGCAGCACCAAAAAAGAACCCCTCCTCGCTGAAGATGATATTAGAGATAACATCTACTATTATGATGAGGAAGGCGGTGGAGAAGATGATCAG GATTATGATCTGAGTGTGTTGCATCGAGGCCTTGACAACAGACCGGAAGTGTTCAGAATAGAGGATGTGGCACCTACTTTTCTGCCAGCACCTCAGTATAGACCACGACCTGCCAACCCTGAGGAGATTGGGACATTCATTGATGAC AATCTGAAGGCTGCGGATAACGACCCCACTGCACCTCCCTATGACTCCCTGTTGGTGTTTGACTATGAAGGAGGAGGCTCAGATGCAGGTTCACTCAGCTCCCTCAACTCTTCCAGCTCAGGACACGACCAAGACTATGACTTCCTCAATGAGTGGGGCCCACGCTTTAAGAAGCTGGCGGACATGTTTGGAGGAGGAGAGGATTAA
- the snai3 gene encoding zinc finger protein SNAI3 gives MPRSFLVKKHLTNKKPDYGVLDSKTHEVIHIESSSSKLKILHPHETLFPAPFLGSSALSPAPRMNPINSGICVPPPKPAHPRPPMDATFLGIAYPLPVTPGPLRDMPPALPMLECAKPRPFQLSHREPQDSVPASPLGLSTTGDSRERSDECFDCQKAFLTLSSLANQRQIHCQWQCQKYFSCKYCDKEYVSLGALKMHIRTHTLPCVCKLCGKAFSRPWLLQGHIRTHTGEKPFSCPHCSRAFADRSNLRAHLQTHSEIKKYQCRSCFKTFSRISLLTKHEEAGCCPMS, from the exons ATGCCAAGGTCTTTCTTGGTGAAGAAACACCTCACTAACAAGAAGCCTGACTATGGTGTGTTGGATTCAAAAACACACG AGGTGATTCACATCGAGTCGTCAAGCTCCAAATTGAAAATACTTCATCCCCATGAGACTCTGTTTCCTGCGCCGTTTCTCGGGAGCTCGGCATTGAGCCCTGCTCCGCGGATGAACCCGATCAATTCAGGGATCTGTGTGCCTCCACCCAAGCCGGCCCACCCGAGACCGCCCATGGACGCCACATTTCTGGGTATCGCTTATCCCTTACCTGTAACGCCCGGTCCCCTTCGAGACATGCCGCCTGCGCTCCCAATGCTGGAGTGTGCGAAACCACGGCCGTTTCAGCTGTCCCACAGAGAACCGCAGGACAGTGTCCCCGCGTCGCCTTTAGGACTGAGCACCACTGGCGACAGTCGGGAGCGCAGCGATGAATGCTTTGACTGCCAGAAAGCTTTCTTGACCTTATCTAGTCTGGCCAACCAGAGGCAAATTCACTGTCAGTGGCAATGCCAAAAGTACTTTAGCTGCAAGTATTGCGACAAGGAGTATGTGAGTCTGGGGGCGCTGAAAATGCACATTCGGACACACACGCTGCCGTGCGTGTGTAAACTGTGTGGAAAGGCCTTTTCCAGGCCTTGGCTACTTCAGGGACACATTCGCACACATACAG GTGAAAAGCCATTCTCCTGCCCCCACTGCAGTCGTGCATTCGCTGACCGCTCAAACCTTCGGGCTCATTTGCAAACCCACTCCGAGATCAAGAAATACCAGTGCAGAAGCTGCTTTAAAACCTTCTCCAGAATATCACTCCTGACAAAGCATGAAGAGGCCGGGTGCTGCCCCATGTCCTAA